One Rosa chinensis cultivar Old Blush chromosome 5, RchiOBHm-V2, whole genome shotgun sequence genomic region harbors:
- the LOC112164559 gene encoding uncharacterized protein LOC112164559 isoform X3 yields MNFSTIDESKLYIYMELVTKGSLQKLYQIHHLTDSHVSVYTRQILQGLKYLHDRKVIHRDIRCANLLVHANGSVKLADFGLSKTIKMNDIKSCQGTAYWMAPEVVNHKSQGYGLPADIWSLGCTVLEMLTGMVPYSNLEWMQALWKIGKGDPPLVPDSLSREAQHFIHLCLKVKPDDRPTAAQLLEHPFVNKPLPPTSSGLVSPYNHYGHRYASVPRKTAASLPSSVESSSSSARPWIYDVFLSCRGEDAVRGFTLHLYDRLQKRGITTFMDDLDLQVGDDVSPTLLEAIEGSRFTIVVLSQNYAYSAWCLDELTKICEFMESAYRILPVFYDVDPNDVRNQKGSFQDAFTKHERSGRYEPKKVQLWRDALRRTANLTGWDTRNYITESKCVEDIVEYVWRKVQSVLEVKKVQPIEITTGGFEVFEATRKAMDEVMEVLKDDEVTAIGVYGMGGVGKTTLVKHIAEQSCKNGTFNHVIMAVVSQRPNFQRIQHTLIELLGIKLEESEFGRAATLHKDMLRREKLLIILDDVWESIELSKIGIPSYMELQKCKSKVLLTTRMMNICHVMRCQSMINLSILSKDDSWTLFVRNAGRSFESTTFEGVAKNVAGECAGLPIALRAVARALGDKNLQEWEKAAQQLQKSQSANSLHEDDAFRCIKLSYDYLKDEDSKSCFLLCCLFPEGYDIPTGDLFKYATGKGLFRDADTIEEARGTADSVVMYLKDSSLLLESEKNGCVRMHDVIRATAIMIANSEDGHGFLVIAGCGLKEWPRQGHEGYSAISLMKNDIQKLPGELVCPKLQILLLQQNADLNEIPETFFQSPNELRVLDLSLTNITALPQSFSLLMNLQALYLDFCQRLIDFSVLGKLKKLEILSLRGNVLKELSREIGNLINLRMLDITDGIISKIPSKVISQLHRLEELYMPFRFGNWVRKVEGEGEETDIGFGEVTGLSCLNILKVSLSAKCIPEKLMFRPNWLFFDICIRGDTSSRDITRDISNQGSQHSHKDSRSLSLDTRISALPAWFVREVTVKTEKLLYVKCKWLNNILVEYHHGRLHMLKHLSVIGPSESLEELMNAITWVPVKPVFENLEELHLECVTSLKELCVGKLPPGSLYNLKLLKVHYCPNLGNILLPSKLLHRLPNLENIICRDMSRLEHVFGCQGFEPEQSKLREMTFINLPAIRNICNGPAPRAMFQALKSLFIYHCNFLGCLFSFDTAQVLFQLEDLFVDSCPLLERLIEVRTERVNNKKIILPKLKNLGLEKLPILYSGGATIDIDCPSLEHLYVKECPQFTASASDFQSKNQVQVNDKLHYFGLLGRRTERQHIEAIAESVFSTLRPIETEFTMPMGDFQAFEATRQAMNKVMKALEADEVTAIGVYGMGGVGKSTMVERVCAEVRDNGMFHQVISAVVSQNPDLRKIQGTLADMLGFIFEEETEIGRARRLMQRIRRGNRILVILDNIWERIDLLNIGIPSYYELQRCNSKVLLITRTENVCHAMECQSNISLDVLSEEDSWTLFVNKARMSFESTNLCDVAKKVARACAGLPVALIAVAKALGDKCLDDWKEAARRLEASQPANLEDGKVVFNCIKLSYDFLISDDARSFFLLCCLFPEDYDIQIEELLKYGMGKGLFQDSCTMQDARVTAHLVVKYLKDCSLLLETEQDGCVKMHDVIRDVAIRISWSEDGPLFFVQAGCQLKEWPSISAHEGYSAISLIMSKICMLPEELVCPKLLILFLQSNVWLNEIPEYFFQSLNVLRVLDLSRTRISFLPTSFNTLINLQTLYLDGCLSTIENISILGKLKKLEILSMRELPLVELPKEIGDLSHLRMLDITGDYVDNVPSEVICNLNLLEELYMQCNFADWGSKVEGAGEENIVAFDELTGLSCLNVLKVFISDAKCLPKDVEVEPNWVNFDICISRDPSIRKVSLVSSSSPAFTRALTLDTTINALPGWFINAVTMKAEKLQYIMCWGLDNILVEYDSGRLHALKYLSVIGPNENLKILMNTVTRFWNEPVFQNLEELHLVQVDCLKELCAGELPPGSLCNLRLLKVKHCYELVDALLPSQLLQRLQNLEELICEEIDELEYVFGCEGLEPEQMILTQLMEMRLENLGKLIKIWNGPAPCAIFQNLQSLVVSRCFELENLFTADVAQRLLHLEDLSVELCPMLDNIIEASKDTVDNKIVFPELKNLTLIKLPQLTRFCGSTGSAIKCPLLEYLYVERCPQFSTPDFHSRNKVEPKYPQRLDIVLRRARAEKRRKIKFTEVVQEDSK; encoded by the exons ATGAACTTTTCTACAATA GATGAATCAAAGCTCTATATCTATATGGAACTTGTAACCAAAGGCTCCCTTCAAAAGCTATATCAGATTCACCATCTTACAGATTCGCATGTCTCTGTATACACTAGACAGATCTTGCAAGGTCTGAAGTATCTTCACGACCGAAAAGTGATTCACAG GGACATTAGATGTGCAAATCTTTTGGTGCATGCTAATGGATCTGTGAAGCTTGCAGACTTTGGATTGTCAAAG ACTATCAAAATGAATGACATAAAATCTTGCCAAGGAACTGCATACTGGATGGCACCTGAG GTTGTTAATCATAAGAGTCAAGGTTATGGCCTTCCAGCTGATATATGGAGTCTTGGATGTACTGTGTTGGAGATGTTAACTGGGATGGTTCCATACTCTAATCTCGAATGG ATGCAGGCATTATGGAAAATTGGAAAGGGGGACCCCCCTCTGGTTCCTGATTCTCTTTCAAGAGAGGCACAACATTTCATCCATCTATGCTTAAAAGTTAAGCCAGATGATCGTCCCACTGCTGCTCAGCTTTTAGAACATCCATTTGTAAATAAGCCCCTTCCTCCCACGTCTTCTGGATTAGTATCTCCTTACAATCACTACGGGCACCGTTATGCCTCGGTTCCTCGAAAAACTGCTGCATCTCTTCCTTCATCAGTTGAATCATCATCATCGTCAGCTCGTCCGTGGATCTATGATGTGTTTTTGAGTTGCAGAGGTGAAGATGCTGTAAGGGGTTTTACATTACATTTATACGATCGGCTGCAAAAGAGAGGAATCACAACATTCATGGATGATCTAGATCTTCAAGTAGGGGATGATGTTTCTCCCACTCTCCTAGAGGCAATTGAAGGATCAAGGTTCACAATTGTTGTTCTGTCTCAAAATTATGCTTATTCTGCTTGGTGTTTGGATGAACTTACAAAGATTTGTGAGTTCATGGAGAGCGCCTACAGAATTCTTCCAGTTTTTTATGATGTCGACCCTAATGATGTAAGAAATCAAAAGGGGAGTTTTCAAGATGCTTTCACCAAGCATGAAAGGTCTGGCCGATACGAACCAAAGAAGGTCCAGCTGTGGAGAGATGCTTTAAGAAGAACGGCCAATTTGACCGGGTGGGATACAAGGAATTACAT CACTGAGAGTAAATGTGTCGAAGACATTGTGGAATATGTGTGGAGGAAAGTACAATCTGTTTTGGAAGTCAAAAAAGTACAACCTATTGAAATCACTACGGGAGGTTTTGAAGTATTTGAAGCAACAAGAAAAGCCATGGATGAGGTTATGGAGGTGCTAAAAGATGACGAGGTCACTGCCATTGGTGTCTACGGCATGGGAGGTGTCGGCAAGACAACCTTGGTAAAACATATTGCTGAACAATCCTGCAAAAATGGGACTTTTAATCATGTGATTATGGCTGTTGTATCCCAACGCCCCAACTTCCAAAGAATTCAACACACATTGATAGAGCTGTTGGGCATTAAATTGGAGGAATCAGAATTTGGAAGAGCTGCTACATTGCATAAGGACATGTTGAGAAGAGAAAAACTCCTTATTATCTTGGACGATGTTTGGGAGAGCATAGAGTTGTCAAAGATAGGGATTCCCAGCTACATGGAGCTTCAAAAGTGCAAGTCCAAAGTTCTACTCACTACAAGGATGATGAATATCTGTCATGTCATGAGATGCCAAAGCATGATCAACCTCAGTATCCTATCAAAAGATGATTCTTGGACCTTGTTTGTGAGAAATGCAGGGAGGTCTTTTGAATCGACCACTTTCGAGGGTGTGGCAAAGAATGTAGCTGGAGAATGTGCTGGTCTGCCAATTGCATTGAGAGCAGTTGCAAGGGCACTCGGAGATAAGAATCTGCAGGAATGGGAAAAAGCAGCTCAACAACTACAGAAGTCGCAATCTGCCAACTCTTTACATGAAGATGATGCATTCAGATGTATAAAATTAAGCTATGATTACTTGAAAGATGAAGATTCCAAGTCATGCTTCTTGCTTTGTTGCCTATTTCCTGAAGGCTATGACATCCCAACCGGAGACTTGTTCAAGTATGCAACTGGGAAAGGATTGTTTCGAGATGCTGACACAATCGAAGAAGCCAGAGGAACAGCAGATTCAGTGGTCATGTACCTGAAAGATTCTAGCTTGCTTTTGGAAAGTGAAAAAAATGGATGCGTAAGGATGCATGATGTCATCCGGGCTACAGCCATCATGATTGCAAATTCTGAAGATGGGCATGGATTTTTGGTAATAGCTGGCTGTGGTTTAAAAGAGTGGCCACGTCAAGGGCATGAAGGCTACTCTGCAATCTcattaatgaaaaatgatatcCAGAAGCTACCCGGAGAGCTGGTATGTCCAAAACTCCAGATTTTATTACTACAGCAGAATGCTGATTTAAATGAGATCCCAGAAACTTTTTTCCAAAGTCCTAATGAATTAAGGGTCTTAGATCTTAGCCTCACCAACATTACTGCACTTCCTCAATCATTCAGTCTCCTAATGAACCTCCAAGCTTTATATCTAGATTTTTGCCAGAGACTGATTGACTTTTCTGTACTCGGAAAACTAAAGAAGCTTGAGATTCTTAGTTTGAGAGGAAATGTTTTGAAAGAATTGTCGAGAGAAATAGGGAATCTGATCAATCTAAGGATGCTGGACATTACTGACGGAATTATTAGCAAAATTCCATCGAAAGTGATATCACAGTTGCATAGATTAGAAGAACTGTACATGCCATTTCGATTTGGGAATTGGGTCAGGAAggttgaaggagaaggagaagaaactgATATTGGCTTTGGTGAGGTAACTGGCTTATCATGTCTAAATATTTTGAAGGTTTCCCTATCTGCAAAATGCATACCTGAAAAGCTTATGTTTCGTCCCAATTGGTTGTTCTTTGATATTTGTATTAGAGGAGACACAAGCAGCAGAGACATTACGAGAGACATAAGTAATCAAGGCTCTCAACACAGTcataaagattcaagatccttGAGTCTTGACACAAGAATTAGTGCCTTACCAGCTTGGTTTGTCCGTGAGGTAACAGTCAAAACAGAGAAGCTACTGTATGTAAAGTGCAAATGGTTGAATAACATTCTTGTTGAATATCACCATGGGAGGTTACATATGCTGAAACATCTCTCTGTTATTGGTCCCAGTGAGAGCTTGGAAGAGCTGATGAATGCTATAACATGGGTTCCAGTTAAACCCGTGTTCGAGAACTTGGAAGAGTTGCATTTGGAGTGTGTGACTTCTTTGAAAGAGTTATGTGTTGGAAAATTACCACCTGGGTCTCTATACAATCTGAAGTTATTGAAGGTCCATTATTGTCCTAACTTGGGGAATATTCTTTTACCGTCAAAATTGTTACATAGATTGCCAAATCTGGAGAACATAATCTGTAGGGATATGTCTAGACTGGAACATGTGTTTGGATGTCAAGGGTTTGAGCCAGAGCAATCAAAACTGAGAGAGATGACCTTTATCAATCTACCTGCTATAAGAAACATATGTAACGGTCCAGCTCCACGTGCAATGTTCCAAGCTCTTAAAAGTTTGTTCATTTATCATTGCAACTTTCTAGGATGTCTCTTCTCGTTTGATACTGCTCAAGTTCTTTTTCAATTGGAAGACCTTTTTGTAGACAGTTGCCCTTTATTGGAAAGACTAATTGAAGTACGCACGGAAAGAGTGAACAACAAGAAGATCATTCTtccaaaattgaagaacttGGGTTTAGAGAAACTTCCTATATTGTACAGTGGAGGTGCTACTATTGATATCGATTGTCCTTCCTTGGAACACTTGTATGTGAAGGAGTGCCCCCAGTTTACAGCCTCTGCTTCTGACTTCCAGAGCAAGAACCAAGTCCAAGTCAACGATAAATTACATTACTTTGGTCTACTTGGCAGAAG GACTGAAAGACAACACATTGAAGCCATTGCAGAATCTGTGTTCAGTACATTACGACCTATTGAAACTGAGTTTACAATGCCCATGGGAGATTTTCAAGCATTTGAAGCAACAAGACAGGCCATGAATAAGGTTATGAAGGCACTAGAAGCTGATGAGGTCACAGCCATTGGGGTCTACGGAATGGGAGGAGTTGGAAAATCAACCATGGTTGAACGTGTTTGTGCAGAAGTTCGGGATAATGGGATGTTTCATCAGGTGATTTCGGCTGTTGTATCCCAAAACCCTGACTTGAGAAAAATTCAAGGCACATTGGCAGATATGTTGGGCTTTATATTTGAGGAGGAAACAGAAATTGGAAGAGCTCGTAGATTGATGCAGAGGATAAGGAGAGGAAATAGGATCCTTGTAATCTTGGACAACATTTGGGAGAGAATAGATTTGTTAAACATAGGAATTCCCAGCTACTACGAGCTTCAAAGATGCAATTCCAAAGTCCTACTCATCACAAGGACAGAAAATGTCTGTCATGCCATGGAGTGCCAATCAAACATTTCTCTTGATGTCTTATCAGAAGAAGATTCTTGGACCTTATTTGTGAACAAAGCAAGAATGTCTTTTGAATCGACCAATTTGTGTGATGTTGCAAAGAAGGTAGCTAGAGCATGTGCTGGTCTTCCAGTTGCGTTGATAGCAGTTGCGAAGGCACTTGGTGATAAGTGTTTGGATGACTGGAAGGAAGCGGCTAGACGACTAGAGGCTTCGCAACCTGCCAACCTTGAAGATGGGAAAGTTGTCTTCAATTGTATAAAATTAAGCTATGATTTCTTGATATCTGATGATGCCAGGTCATTCTTCTTGCTTTGTTGCCTCTTCCCAGAAGACTATGATATCCAAATTGAAGAGTTGTTAAAGTATGGGATGGGGAAAGGATTGTTTCAAGATTCCTGCACAATGCAAGATGCCAGAGTAACTGCACATTTGGTGGTCAAGTACCTTAAAGATTGTAGCTTGCTTTTGGAAACTGAACAGGACGGATGTGTAAAGATGCATGATGTCATTCGGGATGTGGCCATAAGGATTTCGTGGTCTGAGGATGGCCCACTGTTTTTTGTACAAGCTGGTTGTCAATTAAAGGAATGGCCAAGTATTAGTGCACATGAAGGCTACTCTGCTATTTCACTAATTATGAGTAAAATTTGCATGCTTCCTGAAGAGTTGGTATGTCCGAAACTCcttattttgtttttgcaaAGTAATGTTTGGTTGAATGAGATCCCAGAATATTTCTTTCAAAGTCTGAATGTGTTGAGGGTATTAGATCTAAGCCGAACCAGAATTTCTTTTCTACCCACATCATTCAATACCTTGATCAACCTCCAGACCTTGTATCTAGATGGTTGCTTGTCAACCATAGAAAACATATCCATACTCGGAAAATTGAAAAAACTTGAGATTCTTAGTATGAGAGAACTTCCTCTTGTGGAACTGCCAAAAGAAATCGGAGATTTGAGCCATCTAAGGATGTTAGACATCACTGGTGATTATGTTGATAATGTTCCATCTGAAGTGATATGCAACCTTAATTTGTTAGAGGAACTATACATGCAGTGTAATTTTGCAGACTGGGGGAGTAAAGTTGAGGGAGCAGGAGAAGAAAATATTGTTGCGTTTGATGAGTTAACTGGCTTGTCATGTCTAAATGTTTTGAAGGTTTTCATATCTGATGCTAAATGTTTGCCTAAAGATGTGGAGGTTGAACCAAATTGGGTAAACTTTGATATTTGTATCAGCAGAGACCCATCCATCAGAAAAGTGTCCTTGGTTTCAAGTTCTTCACCCGCTTTTACAAGAGCCTTGACTCTTGATACAACCATCAATGCCTTACCAGGTTGGTTTATCAATGCGGTGACAATGAAAGCAGAGAAACTGCAGTACATAATGTGTTGGGGATTAGATAACATTCTTGTGGAATATGACTCTGGGAGATTACATGCACTGAAGTATTTATCTGTTATTGGGCCCAATGAGAACTTGAAAATATTGATGAACACAGTAACACGCTTTTGGAATGAACCAGTGTTTCAGAACTTGGAAGAGTTGCATCTCGTTCAAGTGGATTGCCTGAAGGAGTTATGTGCTGGTGAATTGCCACCTGGGTCTCTATGCAATCTCAGGTTACTGAAGGTGAAACATTGCTATGAATTGGTGGATGCACTCCTACCGTCACAGTTGCTGCAGAGATTACAAAATCTGGAAGAACTGATTTGTGAAGAGATAGATGAATTGGAATATGTTTTTGGATGTGAAGGGCTTGAGCCAGAACAAATGATATTGACACAATTGATGGAAATGAGATTGGAGAATCTAGGGAAACTAATAAAGATATGGAATGGTCCTGCTCCTTGTGCAATCTTCCAGAATCTTCagagtttggtagtttccaggTGCTTTGAACTGGAAAATCTCTTCACAGCTGATGTAGCTCAACGTCTTTTGCACTTGGAAGATCTTTCAGTGGAGCTTTGCCCAATGTTGGACAACATTATTGAAGCAAGTAAGGACACAGTGGATAACAAGATTGTTTTTCCAGAACTGAAGAACTTAACTTTGATAAAGCTTCCACAACTCACAAGGTTCTGCGGCAGTACAGGCAGTGCTATTAAGTGCCCTTTACTGGAATACTTGTATGTGGAGAGGTGCCCCCAGTTTTCAACACCTGACTTCCATAGCAGGAACAAAGTCGAACCCAAATATCCACAACGTTTGGACATTGTATTGAGAAG GGCCAGagcagagaaaagaagaaaaatcaaattcactGAGGTCGTCCAAGAAGACAGTAAGTAG